The sequence GGTGTAAACAGAAGACTGAAAGAAAACAATATGAGATCAAAACTGGTATTGCAGGTGCATGATGAACTTCTGATCGAGGCATATGAGGAAGAGTTGGAAGATGTAAAGGAGATTCTTTCCCATGAGATGGTGAATGCGGCAAAACTTCATGTGCCATTGGAAGTGGATATGCATACCGGAAAGAACTGGTACGAGGCAAAATAATGAGAATTATTGGAATTACAGGAGGAGTGGGATCTGGAAAAAGTCAGGTCCTCTCCTTTATGAAAGAACGATATGGCGCTGTTATCTGTCAGGCAGATCAAGTGGCATGGAAATTGCAGGAGCCGGGAAGTGTGTGCTATGAAAAAATCGTCGCACATTTTGGAACAGATATTTTGCGGACAGATAGGACGATTAACCGAGAAATTCTAGGCGGAATCGTCTTTGGAAATGCTGAAGAAATGGCAGTGCTAAATGGCATTGTGCATCCAGAAGTGAAAGCACATATCAAAGAAAAGATAGCGACAGAAAAAAACATGGGCACGTCATGTTTTGTGTTGGAAGCGGCGCTTTTATTGGAAGATCACTATGATGAAATCTGTCATGAACTCTGGTATATTTATACGGAAGAGTCCGTTCGGCGAATTCGCCTGAAAGAATCCAGAGGATACAGTGACGAAAAAATATCAGCGATGATAGCCTCGCAGATGCCGGAAAATGTGTTCCGACAGAAGTGTCAGGTTGTGATCAACAACAGTAACTCGTTTGAGATGACACAAAGAGAGATTGAAAAAGCAATGAACAGGCAGGAGAAGAGAAAATGAGATTATGCAGCATAGCCAGCGGCAGCAGTGGAAACTGTATTTACGCAGGAAGTGATAAGACACATTTGCTGATCGATACAGGAATCAGCAAAAAGAGGATTGAGGAAGGGCTACATGAGATTGGAATCAAAGGGGAAGAACTTGGAGGTATTTTGATTACCCATGAACATTCAGACCATATTCAGGGGCTCGGAGTGTTCAGCCGGAAATACGAAATTCCGATTTATGCGACGAGAGGAACTATAGAGGGAATCAAGGCATATAAAGGAATCGGGAAAATGCCGGAAGGTCTCCTGAAAGAAGTCACAGTGGATCAGATGTTTTCCATTGGAAATCTTGATATCAGACCGTTTGCAATCTCGCATGATGCGAATGAACCATCCGGATTTCGAATTGAACATGACGGAAAATCATTGGCCGTTGCGACAGATCTTGGCATTTATGATGCGTATACAGTCGAGAATTTAAAAGGGCTGGATGCGATATTGCTTGAGGCAAACCATGATGTACATATGCTGGAAGTGGGAGCATACCCGTATTATTTAAAACAACGTGTGCTTGGAAATCGTGGACATTTATCGAATGAATTGTCAGGACGCCTGCTTTGTGATATACTACATGACAATATGAAATATATCATGCTCGGGCACTTAAGTAAGGAAAATAATTATGAAGAGCTTGCCTATGAGACCGTGAAGCTGGAAGTGACAATGGGTGACAATCCATACAGAGGAGAAGATATTCCTCTTATGGTTGCAAATAGAGATACTATTTCAAATATATTACAGATTTAATCACAGGAGGTAGAAGATGAAGAAGAGCATTATAACAGTTGTAGGAAAAGATACCGTAGGAATTACAGCAAAGGTGTGTACATACCTTGCAGAGAACAATATTAATATTTTAGATATTTCCCAGACAATCGTTCAGGGATATTTCAATATGATGATGATCGTGGATATGAATGAGGCGAAAGAGGAATTCAGAGAAGTTTCTGAGGAACTGAATAAAATCGGTGAAGAAATCGGTGTTACTATCCGTTGCCAGAGATCTGAGATTTTTGAAAAAATGCACAGACTGTAAAACAGCCAATTCGAGCTTTCATGGCTGAACTGTTACTAATTTTTAGAAGAGAAAGGCGAAAGAAGACGATGATTAATATTTATGAAGTAACCGAGACGAATCAGATGATTGCAGAGGAAAATTTAGATGTGCGTACGATTACGCTTGGTATCAGCCTGATGGACCGTATCGATTCTGATCTGCAAAAACTGAATGAAAATATTTATAACAAGATTACGACAATGGCAAAAAATCTCGTATCGACAGGGGACGAGATTGAGCATGAATTTGGTATCCCGATTGTAAACAAACGTATTTCTATCACACCGATCTCCCTGATCGGTGCAGCTGCCTGCAAGTCACCGGAAGATTTTGTTACAATTGCAAAAACGCTTGACAGGGCTGCAAAAGAAGTGGGTGTGAATTTTATCGGCGGTTATTCTGCTTTGGTGTCAAAAGGAATGACAAAGAGTGAGGAAAATCTGATCCGTTCCATTCCGGAGGCACTTTCTGTGACAGAGCGTATCTGCAGCTCTGTGAATGTAGGTTCTACGAAGACAGGAATCAATATGGACGCAGTCAGACTCTGTGGAGAGATTGTAAAAGAGACAGCAGAAGCGACAAAAGAGAATGACTCGCTGGGATGTGCAAAGCTCGTGATTTTCTGTAATGCGCCGGATGATAATCCGTTCATGGCAGGTGCATTTTTGGGAGTGACAGAGGCAGATGCAGTGATCAATGTAGGAGTCAGTGGACCGGGTGTTGTGAAACATGCAATCGAACAAGTGCGTGGAGAAGGATTTGAAGTGCTCTGCGAGACGATTAAAAAGACAGCGTTTAAGGTGACTCGTGTCGGACAGCTTGTCGCAGGGGCAGCATCCAAACGTCTTGGAATTCCATTTGGTATTATTGATTTGTCACTTGCTCCGACTCCTGCAGTGGGAGACAGCGTAGCTGAGATTTTAGAAGAGATTGGTTTAGAGAGAGTTGGAGCTCCGGGTACGACAGCGGCACTTGCCATGTTGAATGATCAGGTGAAAAAAGGCGGTGTCATGGCATCTTCTTATGTGGGAGGACTAAGTGGTGCATTTATTCCGGTCAGCGAGGATCAGAGAATGATTGATGCTGTGAATGCCGGTTCGCTGACACTTGAAAAATTAGAAGCGATGACTTGCGTATGTTCGGTAGGACTTGATATGATTGCGATTCCAGGAAAGACAAAGGCGACAACAATCTCAGGAATCATAGCAGATGAGATGGCAATCGGTATGGTGAATCAAAAGACAACAGCAGTGAGAGTGATTCCGGTCATTGGAAAAGATGTTGGAGAAGTAGCTGAATTTGGTGGTCTGCTCGGCTATGCACCGATTATGCCGGTGAATGAATTTGACTGCAGTGATTTTGTGAATCGTAACGGTAGAATTCCAGCTCCGATTCACAGCTTTAAGAATTAGAAAGAGAGTAAAAAGCAATATGGGAAAGATAGCGGTAGTAACAGACAGCAATAGTGGAATTACACAGGAAAAAGGAAAAGAACTGGGTGTTCATGTTATTCCGATGCCGTTTTATATTGATGGCGAATTGTTTTTGGAGGATATCACGCTGACACAGGAAGCGTTTTATGAAAAGCTTGCCAGTGACTGTGAGATCAGCACTTCTCAGCCAGCTCCGGGAGAAGTGATGGAATTTTGGGACAAACTGTTGAAAGAATATGATGAGATTGTGCATATTCCGATGTCAAGTGGGCTAAGCAGCACCTGCGAGACGGCGATTATGCTGTCAAAGGACTATGACGGCAAAGTAGAAGTGGTAAATAACCAGAGAATTTCCGTGACGCAAAAGACTTCTGTGCTAGATGCTGTGAGACTGGCAAAAGCAGGGAAAAGTGCACTGGAGATTAAAGAGAGTCTGGAAGCTGAGAAGCTGGAAGCCAGTATCTATATTACTGTTGACACTTTAAAATATCTGAAAAAGGGCGGGCGAATCACACCGGCTGCGGCTGCGATCGGAACAGTGCTCAATCTAAAGCCGGTGCTTCAGATCCAGGGGGAAAAGCTGGATGCATTTGCCAAAGTAAGAGGTTGGAAGCAGGCGAAAAAGACGATGCTGGATGCGATGGAAAAAGATCTGCTGCATCGTTTTGGCGGTAAAAAGATGTCCTTGCTTGCCGCTTACACATGCAGCGCCGAGGAAGCGAAAAGCTGGAAAGAAGAATTGGAGGATCGTTTCCCGAATTATACAATTGATATGGATCCGTTATCACTGAGCGTGGCGTGCCACATCGGACCGGGAGCACTGGCGGTAGCGTGTGCAAAAGAAGTAGACTTATAGAAACATAGATATGAGCAGCAGATGTACTAGATACGTACAATCTGCTGCTCATATTCGTTTTGAAATGGTGTATCGAATTTTTCTGTAATGACAGATTCGTATAGATCTGCTGCAAATAAGTCAGCATTAAGCATCTTCTGTCCAGGTAAAGAGAGGGTATCTTTCGCGGTGAGTTTAGTCAGGAGTGGAACGTCTGCACATTTTTTGATCTCTGACAAAACAGCAGCACTCTCTTTTCGGAATCCTAATATACGAAAGTAAAAAGGAGCTTTGGCGGTACACAAAGAAAAATCATCCTTTTGAATCTGCAGCAGAATGTGCATGAGTGCTCTGCTGACCCTTGCGTAAGTCGATTCTTTTGTATTCAGAAGATGACAGAATTGCTCAAAACTGCGAAATTGACTGCGACATCGGATAATCCGATTGGCAAGCTCGACAGAGACATCGAGATATTGCGTGAGTGTGTCAGCAGTCTCACTTAACAGACGGTATTTCAGCAATAGAGAAAAATCATTTAAAAATACAGGAAAACGAACCTGATAATTTTCTTTTAAAAGAGTAAGGGCGGAATCAGGAACATGTCCGGAAAGAGATTCCAGTTCTTTTGTTGTTGACACTGTCTTTCGGATGGCTGAGGCAGAGCTGTATATTTTGTGAAGATCTGTCTCATGGTAACCGGAACCGATTCGTGAGATTGCAAATGGCTGAATTGAGCTGTTTAATCTAGAGAGCGCCTTTAAGTACTCAATCCCTAAAATATTGTTTGGCTGTTCTAAAATAGAAGCAATCCCTTCTTCTTTCGTGAAATCCTGAAAGGCTTTTTGACGTGCAAGCGGGAAACGATAGCCATCCCTAAGGTAGGACTGAAGGCTATGCTTGTATGCGTCTGGTTCCTCCGCCATAATATCTGCCGCTTTTTGCAAAAGTGTAAGGTCTCCACATTCACTTCCAAAACAGATGCTGTCCACGCAGCGGAGGGCATGAAGGAGTGAGACAGCACCGTATGCAAAATATTCCGCACTGGCACAGGCATAAAAAACCGGCAACTCAATGACCAAATCTGCGCCTGATTTTAAAGCCATCTTTGCGCGAAGGTGCTTTGGCAGTAGTGCAGGAGCACCACGCTGTACGAAGTTTCCACTCATAACGACAACCACTTTGTCTGCTTTTGTCAATTTTTTTGCTTTTTCAATATGGTACTGATGTCCATTGTGAAATGGATTATATTCTGTAATTAACCCTGTGATTTTCATAAAAAATTCCTCACAATCAGATTTTGTAGGTGTATTATACTATACAATCAAAAAAATCGCAAAATATTCTGTTATTTTATTTGACAAAAAGAATGAAAAAAGGTTAAACTAAAAATAGCGTTTGGAGACGGGAGGTAATTATTGATGAATGAAGAGCAGATTTTAGAGATGCTTGAAAACAGAGAATATAAGGAATTAAAAATAGAATTAGAGAAAATGTATCCCGTCGACTTGGCTGAGTTGCTGGAAGAATTTGACGAGAAACAGCGAATCATCGTATTTCGTCTTTTGTCAAAAGAATCTGCGGCAGATACCTTTACGTATCTTAACAGTGACATGCGAGAAGTGCTTATCAACGCTTTGACAGATTCGGAGATCAAAGAAGTGATGGACGAGATGTATCTGGATGATACGGTCGATGTGCTGGAAGAGATGCCCGCGAATGTGGTCGACAGACTTTTGATGGTGACAGATGAGGAGACACGTAAACAGATTAATGAGCTTTTGCAGTATCCGGAGGATAGTGCGGGAAGTATCATGAATGTGGAGTATATTGCTCTCCGAAAAGAGATGACAGTCGCAGATGCGATATTAAAGATTCGTCAGGTTGGAATCAACCGTGAGACAATCTACACATGCTATGTGACGGAAAAGCGAAAACTGATTGGTGTTGTCGATGTGAAAGATCTGCTGACAACCGGTGAGAATCGTCTGATTGAAGAGATTATGGAGACGAACATGCTCTATGTCAATACACATGATGATCAGGAAGAGGTGGCAAGTCTGATCAATAAATACGGTCTGATCGCAATTCCGGTTGTGGATTATGAGATGTGTATGGTCGGTATTGTAACGGTAGACGATGCCATGGCAGTCTTGCAGGAAGAGGCGACTGAAGATATGAGCATGATGGCCGGTATTGCGCCAAGTGAGGACTCTTACTTTGGGACATCCGTTTGGAAGCATGTCAGGAACCGTTTCCCGTGGCTTTTATTTCTGATGTTGTCAGCAACAATGACAGGTCTTTTACTGGGACATTATGAAGGAGCGCTGGCAGTGATGCCGATTTTAAATACATTTGTTCCAATGCTTACCGGAACCGGCGGAAACTGTGGTTCGCAGAGTTCGACGTTGATCATCCGTGGTCTTGCTGTCGACGAGATTGAGTTTGGCGATATTTTTAAAGTGTTGTTTAAAGAAATTCGGATTGCTTTATTAGCTGGATTTTTACTTGCGATTGTGAATGGAATTCGTATTGTTTTAATGTACAAAGATACAATGCTTGCATTTGCAGTAGGACTCACTTTGATGTGCACCGTAATCTTATCAAAAACAATCGGATGTTCGCTTCCGCTAATTGCGAAAAAATGCGGTCTTGACCCGGCGATTATGGCAGCCCCTCTGATCACAACACTTGTGGATACGGGAACAATTTTTGTATACTTTACGATTGTGACGAGAATTTTTCATATATAATGACAGCAGGCAGTTATCCAGTGTGATAACTGCCTGTCTTTGTATTGTACTTAAAAAGAGACATGAAACCCTCTTGTATACAAAATACGTTTGCGTTATAATACAAATATGTGAGAAAAATGGAAAGATGGAAAGGAGTCTTTAAATCATGGGATTTATTGATGTAATTAAAGAAAAAGCGAAAGCAGACAAAAAAACAATTGTACTTCCGGAGACAGAAGACAAGAGAACTTACGAAGCAGCAGAGGCAGTGCTCAAAGAAGGTACAGCTAATCTTGTTCTCGTGGGAAGCAAAGAAGAGATTGAGAAAAACGGAGCGGGATTTGATATCAGCGGAGCAACGATTGTTGATCCGGCAACATATGAAAAAACAGAAGCATATATTGCAAAATTGGTAGAATTGAGACAGAAAAAAGGAATGACAGAAGAGCAGGCAAGAGAATTGCTGCTTACAAACTATCTGTACTATGGGGTTATGATGGTGAAAATGGGAGATGCTGACGGTATGGTATCCGGAGCGTGTCATTCAACAGCAGATACATTGAGACCATGCTTACAGATCTTAAAAACAAAGCCTGGAACAAAATTAGTATCCGCATTTTTCGTAATGGTAGTACCGGATTGTGATATGGGAGCAAACGGAACATTTATCTTTGGTGATTCAGGGTTAGAGCAGAATCCGGATCCGGAAAAATTAGCTGCAATTGCGCTTTCTTCAGCGGAATCATTCAAATTGTTGGTTGGGGAAGAGCCAAAAGTTGCTATGCTTTCTCATTCTACAAAGGGAAGTGCAAAACATGCAGACGTTGACAAAGTGGTAGAGGCTACACGTCTTGCAAAAGAGATGGCACCGGAACTTCAGTTGGACGGAGAACTTCAGCTAGATGCTGCAATCGTTCCGGAAATCGGAGAATCAAAAGCTCCTGGAAGCAAGGTTGCAGGACATGCTAACGTACTGATCTTCCCTGACTTGGATGCAGGAAATATCGGATACAAATTAGTACAGAGACTTGGAAAGACGGAAGCGTACGGACCTTTGACACAGGGAATTGCAAAACCGGTTAACGATTTGTCACGTGGATGCAGTGCTGCTGATATCGAAGGTGTAGTAGCAATCACAGCTGTTCAGGCGCAGGCTCAATAATAAAAGTACGGAGGAAAGAAACATGAATGTTTTAGTAATCAATTGTGGAAGTTCATCTTTGAAATTCCAATTAATTAATTCAGATACAGAAGCAGTTTTGGCAAAAGGACTTTGCGAGA comes from Coprococcus phoceensis and encodes:
- the mgtE gene encoding magnesium transporter translates to MNEEQILEMLENREYKELKIELEKMYPVDLAELLEEFDEKQRIIVFRLLSKESAADTFTYLNSDMREVLINALTDSEIKEVMDEMYLDDTVDVLEEMPANVVDRLLMVTDEETRKQINELLQYPEDSAGSIMNVEYIALRKEMTVADAILKIRQVGINRETIYTCYVTEKRKLIGVVDVKDLLTTGENRLIEEIMETNMLYVNTHDDQEEVASLINKYGLIAIPVVDYEMCMVGIVTVDDAMAVLQEEATEDMSMMAGIAPSEDSYFGTSVWKHVRNRFPWLLFLMLSATMTGLLLGHYEGALAVMPILNTFVPMLTGTGGNCGSQSSTLIIRGLAVDEIEFGDIFKVLFKEIRIALLAGFLLAIVNGIRIVLMYKDTMLAFAVGLTLMCTVILSKTIGCSLPLIAKKCGLDPAIMAAPLITTLVDTGTIFVYFTIVTRIFHI
- a CDS encoding ACT domain-containing protein, whose protein sequence is MKKSIITVVGKDTVGITAKVCTYLAENNINILDISQTIVQGYFNMMMIVDMNEAKEEFREVSEELNKIGEEIGVTIRCQRSEIFEKMHRL
- a CDS encoding PFL family protein translates to MINIYEVTETNQMIAEENLDVRTITLGISLMDRIDSDLQKLNENIYNKITTMAKNLVSTGDEIEHEFGIPIVNKRISITPISLIGAAACKSPEDFVTIAKTLDRAAKEVGVNFIGGYSALVSKGMTKSEENLIRSIPEALSVTERICSSVNVGSTKTGINMDAVRLCGEIVKETAEATKENDSLGCAKLVIFCNAPDDNPFMAGAFLGVTEADAVINVGVSGPGVVKHAIEQVRGEGFEVLCETIKKTAFKVTRVGQLVAGAASKRLGIPFGIIDLSLAPTPAVGDSVAEILEEIGLERVGAPGTTAALAMLNDQVKKGGVMASSYVGGLSGAFIPVSEDQRMIDAVNAGSLTLEKLEAMTCVCSVGLDMIAIPGKTKATTISGIIADEMAIGMVNQKTTAVRVIPVIGKDVGEVAEFGGLLGYAPIMPVNEFDCSDFVNRNGRIPAPIHSFKN
- the pta gene encoding phosphate acetyltransferase, with protein sequence MGFIDVIKEKAKADKKTIVLPETEDKRTYEAAEAVLKEGTANLVLVGSKEEIEKNGAGFDISGATIVDPATYEKTEAYIAKLVELRQKKGMTEEQARELLLTNYLYYGVMMVKMGDADGMVSGACHSTADTLRPCLQILKTKPGTKLVSAFFVMVVPDCDMGANGTFIFGDSGLEQNPDPEKLAAIALSSAESFKLLVGEEPKVAMLSHSTKGSAKHADVDKVVEATRLAKEMAPELQLDGELQLDAAIVPEIGESKAPGSKVAGHANVLIFPDLDAGNIGYKLVQRLGKTEAYGPLTQGIAKPVNDLSRGCSAADIEGVVAITAVQAQAQ
- the coaE gene encoding dephospho-CoA kinase (Dephospho-CoA kinase (CoaE) performs the final step in coenzyme A biosynthesis.); amino-acid sequence: MRIIGITGGVGSGKSQVLSFMKERYGAVICQADQVAWKLQEPGSVCYEKIVAHFGTDILRTDRTINREILGGIVFGNAEEMAVLNGIVHPEVKAHIKEKIATEKNMGTSCFVLEAALLLEDHYDEICHELWYIYTEESVRRIRLKESRGYSDEKISAMIASQMPENVFRQKCQVVINNSNSFEMTQREIEKAMNRQEKRK
- a CDS encoding MBL fold metallo-hydrolase — translated: MRLCSIASGSSGNCIYAGSDKTHLLIDTGISKKRIEEGLHEIGIKGEELGGILITHEHSDHIQGLGVFSRKYEIPIYATRGTIEGIKAYKGIGKMPEGLLKEVTVDQMFSIGNLDIRPFAISHDANEPSGFRIEHDGKSLAVATDLGIYDAYTVENLKGLDAILLEANHDVHMLEVGAYPYYLKQRVLGNRGHLSNELSGRLLCDILHDNMKYIMLGHLSKENNYEELAYETVKLEVTMGDNPYRGEDIPLMVANRDTISNILQI
- a CDS encoding DegV family protein — translated: MGKIAVVTDSNSGITQEKGKELGVHVIPMPFYIDGELFLEDITLTQEAFYEKLASDCEISTSQPAPGEVMEFWDKLLKEYDEIVHIPMSSGLSSTCETAIMLSKDYDGKVEVVNNQRISVTQKTSVLDAVRLAKAGKSALEIKESLEAEKLEASIYITVDTLKYLKKGGRITPAAAAIGTVLNLKPVLQIQGEKLDAFAKVRGWKQAKKTMLDAMEKDLLHRFGGKKMSLLAAYTCSAEEAKSWKEELEDRFPNYTIDMDPLSLSVACHIGPGALAVACAKEVDL
- a CDS encoding nucleotidyltransferase, with the protein product MKITGLITEYNPFHNGHQYHIEKAKKLTKADKVVVVMSGNFVQRGAPALLPKHLRAKMALKSGADLVIELPVFYACASAEYFAYGAVSLLHALRCVDSICFGSECGDLTLLQKAADIMAEEPDAYKHSLQSYLRDGYRFPLARQKAFQDFTKEEGIASILEQPNNILGIEYLKALSRLNSSIQPFAISRIGSGYHETDLHKIYSSASAIRKTVSTTKELESLSGHVPDSALTLLKENYQVRFPVFLNDFSLLLKYRLLSETADTLTQYLDVSVELANRIIRCRSQFRSFEQFCHLLNTKESTYARVSRALMHILLQIQKDDFSLCTAKAPFYFRILGFRKESAAVLSEIKKCADVPLLTKLTAKDTLSLPGQKMLNADLFAADLYESVITEKFDTPFQNEYEQQIVRI